A stretch of the bacterium SCSIO 12827 genome encodes the following:
- a CDS encoding carbamoyltransferase — protein sequence MYVLGISAFYHDSAAALVRDGKVVSAAQEERFTRKKHDPGFPQQAIGFCLDQAGISLSDVEAVVFYDKPFLKFERLLETYVAFAPRGFASFRRAMPIWLREKLFLKDLLQKRLKAAFGDFDGQNKLLFSEHHLSHAASAFYPSPFDESVILTMDGVGEWSTTSAAIGRGSDILIDREIHFPHSLGLLYSAFTYYLGFKVNSGEYKVMGLAPYGEPVYVDTILDNLIDLKADGSFRLNLSYFNYCTGLTMTNGDFDALFGGPPRQAGAPLEKRDMDIAASIQAVTEEVVLRLARSLAAETGISNLCLAGGVALNCVANGKVRREGIFRDIWIQPAAGDAGGALGAALAGHHMYLKQPRTRAAAGDDMAGAYLGPEYAQDEIERRLAAQDARFQVLSDEKVITETAKALAEGAAVGWFQGRMEFGPRALGARSILSDPRPADAQRKLNLKVKYRESFRPFAPSVLEDRAGDWFEGGGASSYMLFVDWLREDLRKAPSETDHNVWGADQLNIARSPVPAVTHVDFSARLHTVAQDTNPRFHALLTEFDRVTGCPVLVNTSFNIRGEPIVCTPEDAFRCLMGTELELLVIGNCMVRKSEQVVAPITDYKDAFELD from the coding sequence ATGTATGTTCTGGGAATTTCCGCATTTTATCACGACAGCGCTGCGGCGCTGGTCAGGGACGGTAAGGTTGTCTCTGCGGCGCAGGAAGAACGGTTCACCCGGAAAAAGCACGACCCGGGATTTCCTCAGCAGGCCATCGGATTTTGCCTTGATCAAGCGGGGATATCGCTTTCTGACGTCGAGGCGGTCGTATTCTACGACAAGCCCTTCCTGAAGTTCGAACGTCTACTTGAGACGTACGTCGCCTTCGCTCCCCGCGGTTTTGCGTCGTTCCGTCGCGCGATGCCGATCTGGTTGCGGGAAAAGCTGTTTCTCAAAGACCTTCTGCAAAAGCGTCTGAAGGCGGCGTTCGGGGACTTCGATGGGCAGAACAAGTTGTTGTTCTCGGAACATCATCTCAGTCACGCGGCATCGGCCTTTTATCCGTCGCCGTTCGACGAGTCGGTCATTCTCACCATGGACGGTGTCGGCGAATGGAGCACGACCTCGGCGGCAATCGGTCGGGGCAGCGACATTCTCATCGACCGGGAAATCCATTTCCCCCATTCGCTGGGGCTTCTGTACTCCGCGTTTACCTATTATCTGGGGTTCAAGGTCAACTCTGGTGAGTACAAGGTCATGGGCTTGGCGCCGTATGGCGAACCTGTCTATGTGGATACGATTCTCGACAATCTGATTGACCTGAAGGCGGACGGATCGTTCCGGTTGAACCTATCCTATTTCAATTACTGTACCGGCCTGACCATGACCAATGGGGACTTTGATGCCCTGTTCGGTGGGCCGCCCCGGCAAGCCGGAGCCCCCCTGGAAAAGCGTGACATGGATATCGCCGCTTCCATTCAGGCCGTTACCGAAGAAGTGGTCTTGCGCCTTGCACGATCACTAGCGGCTGAGACGGGAATTTCGAATCTGTGTCTTGCCGGTGGTGTTGCGCTTAACTGCGTCGCCAACGGCAAAGTGCGGCGCGAAGGCATTTTTCGCGATATCTGGATTCAGCCTGCCGCCGGTGACGCTGGTGGCGCCCTGGGTGCGGCATTGGCCGGCCACCACATGTATCTGAAGCAACCGCGGACAAGGGCCGCCGCCGGCGACGACATGGCCGGTGCCTATCTGGGGCCGGAATACGCCCAGGACGAAATCGAACGAAGATTAGCGGCACAGGACGCCAGGTTTCAGGTTCTGTCCGACGAGAAGGTCATCACGGAAACCGCCAAGGCCTTGGCCGAGGGTGCCGCAGTGGGGTGGTTCCAAGGCCGGATGGAGTTCGGGCCAAGGGCACTTGGCGCGCGCTCCATATTATCCGATCCACGCCCGGCGGATGCGCAGCGAAAGCTGAATCTGAAAGTGAAGTATCGGGAGAGTTTCCGTCCCTTCGCCCCGTCTGTCCTTGAGGACCGGGCGGGAGACTGGTTCGAAGGAGGGGGGGCGTCATCCTACATGCTGTTCGTTGATTGGTTGCGCGAGGATCTTCGGAAGGCGCCGAGTGAGACCGATCATAACGTTTGGGGTGCCGATCAGTTGAATATCGCGCGGTCGCCGGTCCCGGCGGTGACGCATGTGGATTTTTCCGCCCGGCTCCACACGGTCGCCCAGGATACAAATCCCCGGTTTCACGCCTTGTTGACGGAATTTGATCGGGTGACAGGATGTCCCGTACTGGTCAATACCAGCTTCAATATCCGCGGGGAGCCGATCGTATGCACGCCGGAGGATGCTTTCCGATGCTTGATGGGCACGGAACTTGAGCTTCTTGTGATCGGCAATTGCATGGTGCGGAAATCCGAACAGGTCGTCGCGCCGATCACGGACTACAAGGACGCGTTTGAACTGGATTGA
- a CDS encoding FtsX-like permease family protein, which yields MGIALAWRLAWRDLKGGPGGVLRGLGIFLACLVLGVTAIAAVNSLSRSFVAGLDRDGTKLLGGDVDLRLTHRAADAAQLAYLDAHTRARADTVEMRTMARPLDPQARRSLAELKAVDGAYPLAGKLVTEPALPLSDILANRNGAWGAAVDGNLLARLGAKVGDRVRVGEAEFEIRAVIKKEPDRVASVFSFGPRFMVSLDALPATGLVQPGSQIRYHHRVMLPQGTTVPAFIEGLSEQFPDAGWRIRAADEAAPGVRRFVERLTLFMGFVGLTVLLVGGIGITNAVAGYLDQRATTIATLKCLGAPGRLIFTIYLIQVLILAAGGVALGLVLGAVLPWLGVTAFGGLLPVAPEPGIFPAALATAAAFGMLSAVTFALWPLARAREVRAGDLFRDRVAPAGRRPRAVYLMLMALGVAALAALTVATAADRGFAYWFVGGAILFLAVLRAAAWAVGRAARAYKHPPGARLRLVIANLGRPDSMVPSVVTSLGLGLAVLVAVALIDANMTRQVSERLPEEAPAFFFLDIQPDQVAEFDAAVMGVKGAAHLQRVPSLRGRITHINGTPVDEIEIAPDSQWAIRGDRALTYAAVRPEASEITAGEWWPQDYAGPPLISLDANLAKGFGIGLGDTLSLNILGRPVTATVASLRRIDWRSLRFDFAIIFAPGTLEGAPHSHIAAVEAPPSAEDAIERTVADKFLNVSAIRVREALEAAARIMEGVSWAVRGVAAITIAAGALVLAGTIAAGHRRRVYDAVVFKVLGAGRGRVLGGYLLEYGALGLLTAVIGAAVGTAAAWGIVVHLMKSDWAFDLPAAAVTAAFCLAVTLVMGLFGTWRAMGQKAMPHLRNQ from the coding sequence ATGGGCATCGCCCTTGCCTGGCGTCTGGCCTGGCGTGACCTCAAGGGCGGGCCCGGCGGGGTGTTGCGCGGGCTCGGCATTTTCCTCGCCTGTCTGGTGTTGGGCGTGACGGCGATCGCCGCCGTGAATTCCCTGTCCCGGTCCTTCGTCGCCGGGCTGGACCGCGACGGCACGAAACTGCTGGGTGGCGACGTCGACCTGCGCCTGACCCACCGCGCCGCCGACGCGGCGCAGCTTGCCTATCTCGACGCCCATACCCGGGCGCGCGCCGACACGGTGGAAATGCGCACCATGGCCCGGCCGCTCGACCCTCAGGCCCGGCGTTCCCTCGCCGAACTGAAGGCGGTGGACGGCGCCTATCCACTCGCCGGTAAACTTGTCACGGAGCCCGCCCTGCCGCTCAGCGACATTCTGGCAAACCGGAACGGCGCCTGGGGGGCCGCCGTTGACGGCAACCTGCTGGCCCGCCTGGGGGCCAAGGTCGGCGACCGGGTGCGCGTGGGCGAGGCAGAGTTTGAGATCCGCGCCGTCATCAAGAAAGAGCCCGACCGCGTCGCCAGCGTGTTTTCCTTCGGCCCCCGCTTCATGGTGTCCCTGGACGCCCTGCCCGCCACGGGGCTGGTGCAACCGGGCAGCCAGATCCGCTATCACCACCGGGTGATGCTGCCGCAGGGGACCACCGTCCCCGCCTTCATCGAAGGTTTGAGCGAACAATTCCCCGACGCCGGCTGGCGCATCCGCGCGGCGGACGAGGCCGCCCCCGGCGTTCGCCGCTTCGTCGAACGCCTGACCCTGTTCATGGGCTTCGTCGGGCTGACGGTCCTTTTGGTCGGCGGCATCGGCATCACCAACGCCGTCGCCGGATACCTGGACCAGCGGGCGACAACCATCGCGACCCTGAAATGCCTGGGGGCGCCCGGGCGGCTGATCTTCACGATCTACCTGATCCAGGTGCTGATCCTGGCCGCGGGGGGCGTGGCGCTGGGTCTTGTCCTGGGCGCCGTCCTGCCCTGGCTGGGGGTGACTGCTTTCGGCGGGCTGCTGCCGGTGGCGCCTGAACCCGGCATCTTCCCCGCCGCCCTGGCCACGGCGGCGGCCTTCGGCATGTTATCCGCCGTGACCTTCGCCCTTTGGCCGCTGGCCCGTGCACGGGAAGTCCGGGCGGGTGATCTGTTCCGCGACCGCGTCGCCCCCGCCGGCCGCCGCCCCAGGGCTGTCTATCTTATGCTGATGGCGCTGGGCGTGGCCGCCCTCGCGGCACTGACCGTCGCCACGGCGGCGGACCGCGGGTTCGCCTATTGGTTCGTCGGCGGGGCCATTCTTTTCCTGGCCGTGTTGCGCGCCGCCGCCTGGGCCGTCGGACGTGCCGCCCGGGCGTACAAGCACCCGCCGGGGGCGCGACTGCGTTTGGTCATCGCCAACCTGGGGCGGCCCGACAGCATGGTGCCCAGTGTCGTCACTTCTTTGGGCCTGGGCCTGGCCGTGCTGGTCGCCGTCGCCCTGATCGACGCCAACATGACCCGTCAAGTCAGCGAACGCTTGCCGGAAGAGGCCCCGGCCTTCTTCTTTTTGGATATTCAGCCGGATCAGGTCGCCGAATTCGACGCCGCCGTGATGGGCGTCAAGGGAGCCGCCCATCTGCAACGCGTCCCCTCCTTGCGTGGGCGCATCACCCATATCAACGGCACGCCCGTGGACGAAATCGAGATCGCCCCCGACAGCCAATGGGCAATCCGGGGCGACCGCGCCCTGACCTATGCCGCCGTGCGGCCGGAGGCCAGCGAGATCACCGCCGGTGAGTGGTGGCCCCAGGATTATGCCGGGCCGCCGCTGATTTCGCTCGACGCCAATCTGGCCAAGGGCTTCGGCATCGGATTGGGCGATACCCTCAGCCTCAACATCCTGGGCCGGCCGGTCACGGCCACCGTCGCCAGCCTGCGCCGCATCGACTGGCGGTCGCTGCGTTTCGATTTCGCCATCATCTTTGCGCCCGGCACCCTGGAAGGGGCCCCCCACAGCCATATCGCCGCCGTCGAAGCCCCGCCATCCGCCGAGGACGCCATCGAGCGCACGGTCGCCGACAAGTTCCTCAACGTGTCCGCCATCCGCGTGCGCGAAGCCCTGGAAGCCGCCGCGCGCATCATGGAAGGCGTCAGTTGGGCCGTGCGGGGGGTCGCCGCCATCACCATCGCGGCGGGGGCCCTGGTCCTGGCCGGGACCATCGCCGCCGGTCATCGGCGCCGGGTCTATGACGCCGTGGTGTTCAAGGTGTTGGGCGCCGGGCGCGGCCGGGTGTTGGGCGGCTATCTTTTGGAATACGGCGCCCTCGGTCTGCTGACGGCGGTCATCGGGGCGGCCGTGGGCACGGCGGCAGCCTGGGGCATCGTCGTCCACCTGATGAAAAGCGACTGGGCCTTCGATCTGCCCGCTGCCGCCGTGACGGCGGCGTTCTGCCTGGCGGTGACCCTGGTCATGGGGCTGTTCGGGACCTGGCGGGCCATGGGCCAGAAGGCCATGCCCCACCTGCGCAACCAGTGA
- a CDS encoding D-glycerate dehydrogenase, producing MPNNKPRLLVARIFPQDVMDRAARDYDCIVNSEDANWSGADVIARAGDVDAILTSARTKYPAEVIQGLPANVRMLATFSVGYEHIDLDAAKARGLVVTNTPDVLTEAVADITILLLLAASRRAREAFEMISGDNWLNIGGWRPTQFLGTGAQGKVLGILGMGRIGRAAAARARAMGMTIHYHNRSRLAPDLEQGAVYHDTPQSLLKVSQFLSIHCESTPETRHLINTDGIALMPEGAIIVNTARGDIIDDDALIPALESGRIAAAGLDVFAGEPDVDKRYFTTKNAFILPHIGSATVETRNAMGFRALDNLDAFFRGEEPVDRLA from the coding sequence ATGCCCAACAACAAGCCGCGCCTTCTGGTCGCCCGCATCTTCCCGCAAGACGTAATGGACCGCGCTGCCCGTGACTATGACTGCATCGTCAATTCCGAGGACGCCAATTGGTCGGGGGCCGACGTGATCGCCCGGGCGGGCGACGTCGATGCGATCCTGACGTCCGCGCGCACCAAATATCCGGCCGAGGTCATCCAGGGCCTGCCGGCGAACGTGCGCATGCTGGCGACCTTTTCCGTGGGCTATGAGCATATCGACCTCGACGCCGCCAAGGCGCGGGGCCTGGTCGTCACCAACACGCCGGATGTGCTGACCGAGGCCGTGGCCGACATCACCATCCTGCTGCTGCTGGCGGCGTCGCGCCGGGCGCGCGAAGCGTTTGAGATGATTTCCGGCGACAACTGGCTGAACATCGGCGGCTGGCGGCCGACTCAGTTCCTCGGCACCGGCGCCCAAGGCAAGGTCCTGGGGATTCTCGGCATGGGCCGCATCGGCCGCGCGGCGGCGGCCCGGGCGCGGGCCATGGGCATGACGATCCATTATCACAACCGATCCCGCCTGGCGCCGGACCTGGAACAAGGCGCGGTCTATCACGACACGCCGCAGTCGCTGTTGAAGGTCTCGCAGTTCCTGTCGATCCATTGCGAATCGACGCCGGAAACGCGTCATCTGATCAACACCGACGGCATCGCCCTGATGCCCGAGGGGGCGATCATCGTGAATACGGCCAGGGGTGACATCATCGACGACGACGCGCTTATTCCGGCACTGGAATCCGGGCGTATCGCGGCCGCCGGGCTCGACGTATTCGCGGGCGAACCCGACGTGGACAAGCGCTACTTTACCACCAAGAACGCGTTCATCCTGCCGCATATCGGCAGTGCGACGGTGGAAACGCGCAACGCCATGGGCTTCCGCGCGCTGGACAACCTGGACGCCTTCTTCCGGGGCGAGGAGCCGGTCGACCGGCTGGCCTGA
- a CDS encoding J domain-containing protein, with product MTQDIKKHSYTIPCASAFRDAVMDLAARRRVNVGDLARSVLLVVPEGVIRDFPDPGEPDQDDRETVILKSGTAKGRPWRRKPRLQVRMAPGFEVEFMRRALAIALALDHGETRVLLHSEDAPQEPPETTGREVVDPEEIVRLRTIVSVLSFDPLNDGVRSREDALYVLGFPPGRTPDGETLRARFRMLATIHHPDSPHGDHRRMSQLNSAMDILKRGAA from the coding sequence ATGACCCAGGACATTAAAAAACATTCCTATACCATTCCATGTGCCTCCGCGTTCCGCGACGCGGTGATGGACTTGGCCGCCCGGCGGCGTGTCAACGTGGGCGATCTGGCGCGCTCGGTGCTGCTGGTCGTTCCGGAAGGCGTGATCCGGGATTTCCCCGATCCGGGCGAGCCGGATCAGGACGACCGCGAAACGGTCATTCTCAAATCCGGCACGGCCAAGGGCCGTCCATGGCGGCGCAAGCCGCGCCTGCAGGTACGGATGGCGCCCGGCTTCGAGGTTGAATTCATGCGCCGCGCCCTGGCCATCGCCCTGGCCTTGGATCACGGGGAAACTCGGGTGTTGCTGCATTCCGAGGACGCCCCGCAAGAGCCGCCGGAAACGACCGGACGGGAGGTCGTCGACCCCGAAGAGATCGTCCGTCTGCGCACCATCGTTTCGGTGCTTTCCTTCGACCCCTTGAACGACGGTGTGCGCTCGCGCGAGGACGCCCTTTACGTCCTCGGCTTCCCGCCGGGCCGCACCCCCGACGGCGAGACGTTGCGCGCACGGTTCCGCATGCTGGCGACCATTCATCATCCGGACAGTCCCCACGGCGACCATCGGCGCATGAGCCAGCTCAACAGCGCCATGGACATCCTGAAGCGCGGCGCGGCCTGA
- a CDS encoding Bax inhibitor-1/YccA family protein — protein MAMGQNDRFRLQTARMDHAQAAAAGIDVGLRSYMLRVYNYMCIGLALTGAVAFAASTSGELMNAIHGTALRWVVMLAPLGFVFYLSARIHSMKAATAQTVFWVYAGLMGLSLSYIFLAFTGESIVRVFFITSAAFAGLSLYGYTTKKDLSGFGTFLVMGVIGILIASVVNIFLESSALHFAISALGVLIFAGLTAYDTQRIKAIYAEGDHSETHEKKAIMGALTLYLDFINMFIFMLQFFGNRE, from the coding sequence ATGGCTATGGGTCAGAACGATAGGTTCCGGCTGCAGACTGCGCGCATGGACCATGCGCAGGCCGCTGCCGCCGGCATCGACGTCGGCCTGCGCAGCTACATGCTGCGCGTCTACAACTACATGTGCATCGGCTTGGCGCTCACGGGTGCGGTGGCCTTCGCCGCCTCGACCTCGGGCGAGTTGATGAACGCGATTCACGGCACGGCGCTGCGCTGGGTTGTCATGCTGGCGCCGCTTGGCTTCGTATTCTACCTGTCCGCGCGCATCCACAGCATGAAGGCCGCGACGGCGCAGACCGTGTTCTGGGTCTACGCCGGGCTGATGGGCTTGTCGCTCAGCTACATCTTCCTGGCCTTCACCGGCGAAAGCATCGTCCGAGTGTTCTTCATCACCTCGGCCGCGTTCGCAGGCCTGTCGCTCTACGGCTATACGACCAAGAAGGACCTGTCCGGTTTCGGCACCTTCCTGGTCATGGGCGTGATCGGCATCCTGATCGCCTCGGTCGTCAACATCTTCTTAGAATCCTCCGCGCTGCACTTCGCGATCTCGGCCCTCGGCGTACTGATCTTCGCCGGTTTGACCGCTTACGATACGCAGCGGATCAAGGCGATCTACGCCGAAGGCGATCATTCGGAAACGCACGAAAAGAAGGCCATCATGGGCGCTTTGACGCTCTACCTGGACTTCATCAACATGTTCATCTTCATGTTGCAGTTCTTCGGCAACCGCGAATAG
- a CDS encoding heme biosynthesis protein HemY, with translation MLRALRFLAVLAVLIAAVLWLTDNPGTIRAEWRGYQVETSAALLTAVVALLMGASAVIYRGWIFLRRTPGAIAAAWRERRRRRGYEALTRGMVAVAAGDPGEARKHSKRAEVLLNEPPLTMLLSAQAAQLDGDVKAAEGFFKAMSERPETEFLGLRGLLSQALNKGDRDRALDLARRAYRLRPASEWVAGTLFDLQAQSGLWLDASVTNDELGRRKLVDRATAERRKGVLAFEQARLAQANGDPAAAFKHLRQAHDLAPDLVPASVRLAHLLVIDGKDRRAAGLIEKAWITAPPPDLAREYLNARRADDALAAVKAMEKLARANPDHPESHLALAQAAADAALWGEARKHLDLVVTGTGHDGYVGRALRLLAAVEEGEGENPARARDWLLRAATAGPDNAWVCASCGNAAPEWSVTCSNCGQFDGYSWRTPPHAGLHVDAPDGRVGAIPDGGTARLPAPDDAGGA, from the coding sequence ATGCTCCGCGCCCTCCGCTTCCTCGCCGTCCTCGCGGTCCTGATCGCCGCGGTTCTGTGGCTGACCGACAATCCCGGCACGATCCGGGCCGAATGGCGGGGCTATCAGGTCGAAACCTCGGCCGCCCTGTTGACCGCCGTCGTGGCGTTGCTGATGGGGGCGTCGGCGGTGATCTATCGGGGCTGGATTTTCCTGCGCCGCACGCCGGGCGCCATTGCCGCTGCCTGGCGCGAACGTCGCCGTCGGCGCGGCTACGAGGCCCTGACCCGCGGCATGGTCGCCGTCGCCGCCGGCGACCCGGGGGAGGCCCGCAAACATTCCAAGCGGGCGGAGGTGCTGCTCAACGAACCGCCGCTGACCATGCTGCTGTCGGCCCAGGCGGCGCAGCTCGACGGCGACGTTAAGGCCGCTGAAGGCTTCTTCAAGGCCATGTCGGAACGGCCGGAAACGGAATTCCTCGGCTTGCGCGGCCTATTGTCGCAGGCGCTCAATAAAGGCGACCGTGACCGCGCGCTCGATCTTGCGCGCCGCGCCTACCGTCTGCGCCCGGCCAGCGAATGGGTGGCAGGGACCCTGTTTGACCTGCAGGCCCAGTCGGGCTTGTGGCTCGATGCCAGCGTAACCAATGACGAACTCGGCCGCCGCAAGCTGGTCGACCGCGCCACGGCCGAGCGGCGCAAGGGCGTGCTGGCCTTTGAACAGGCGCGTCTGGCCCAGGCCAACGGCGATCCGGCCGCCGCATTCAAGCACCTGCGCCAAGCTCATGATCTGGCGCCGGACCTGGTGCCGGCGTCGGTGCGTCTGGCTCACCTGCTGGTGATCGACGGCAAGGATCGGCGGGCCGCCGGCTTGATCGAAAAAGCCTGGATCACCGCCCCCCCTCCGGACCTTGCCCGCGAATATCTGAACGCGCGGCGGGCCGATGATGCGCTGGCCGCGGTCAAGGCCATGGAAAAACTGGCCCGGGCCAACCCGGATCATCCTGAAAGTCACCTTGCTCTGGCCCAGGCGGCCGCCGATGCGGCGCTGTGGGGCGAAGCGCGCAAACATCTGGATCTGGTGGTCACGGGGACGGGTCACGACGGCTATGTGGGCCGCGCGCTGCGCCTCTTGGCGGCGGTCGAGGAGGGTGAAGGCGAAAACCCCGCGCGGGCCCGCGATTGGTTGCTGCGCGCCGCGACGGCGGGCCCGGACAACGCCTGGGTCTGCGCCAGTTGCGGTAACGCGGCTCCGGAATGGTCCGTGACCTGTTCCAACTGCGGACAGTTCGACGGTTATTCCTGGCGCACGCCGCCGCATGCGGGGCTCCATGTCGACGCTCCGGACGGGCGTGTGGGGGCGATTCCCGACGGCGGTACGGCCCGCCTGCCGGCACCGGATGACGCCGGCGGCGCCTGA
- a CDS encoding SDR family oxidoreductase has translation MRLKDKVALVTGAGSGFGEGIAHRFAEEGARVVVADIDGTAAERVAKDIQARSFQCDVSNSDQVKAMVDATVSWHGRLDILVNNAGIAQKRGPMLSVSEADFDRIYAVNVKSIYLAAVHAVPQMRTQGGGVILNTASTAGVRPRPGLTWYNGSKGAVITLTKSMAGELAADKIRVCAINPVLGATGLTADFMGGDSPDLRAQFNTTIPLGRMSTPRDVANAALFLASDEAEFLTGVCLEVDGGRCI, from the coding sequence ATGCGACTAAAAGATAAGGTGGCGCTGGTGACCGGCGCCGGGTCAGGCTTTGGTGAAGGCATCGCCCACCGCTTCGCCGAAGAAGGGGCACGGGTCGTCGTCGCCGACATTGACGGCACGGCGGCCGAGCGGGTGGCCAAGGACATTCAGGCTCGCTCCTTCCAATGCGATGTTTCGAACAGCGACCAGGTCAAGGCCATGGTCGACGCCACCGTCAGCTGGCACGGCCGCCTCGACATCCTGGTCAATAACGCGGGCATCGCGCAGAAGCGGGGCCCCATGCTGAGCGTCAGCGAGGCCGATTTCGACCGAATTTACGCCGTCAATGTGAAGAGCATCTATCTGGCGGCCGTCCATGCCGTCCCGCAGATGCGGACACAGGGCGGCGGCGTGATCCTGAATACGGCCTCGACCGCCGGCGTGCGCCCGCGCCCGGGCCTGACCTGGTACAACGGATCCAAGGGGGCGGTCATCACCCTGACCAAGTCCATGGCCGGGGAACTGGCGGCGGACAAGATCCGCGTCTGTGCGATCAACCCCGTACTGGGGGCGACGGGCCTGACCGCCGATTTCATGGGCGGCGATAGCCCGGACCTGCGCGCCCAGTTCAATACCACCATTCCGCTCGGCCGCATGTCGACGCCCCGGGATGTCGCCAACGCGGCCCTGTTCCTGGCCTCGGACGAGGCCGAGTTCCTGACCGGCGTGTGCCTAGAGGTCGACGGCGGGCGCTGCATTTAG
- a CDS encoding ATP-binding cassette domain-containing protein: MDAHPNGKTGPATPAVRTRDLRLTLESEAGEVNILKGIDLTVGAGETLGIVGPSGSGKTSLLMVLGGLEQATGGAVAVAGHDLTALDEDGLARFRRDNLGIVFQDFHLIPTMTALENVAVALEFAGRSDAFDRAAEELSAVGLGHRTSHYPGQLSGGEQQRVALARAFAGAPKLLLADEPTGNLDEHTSDQIIDLLFGMHERLGTTLLLVTHQKSLAERCGRMLTIRDGLVADDQTALRLAGD; the protein is encoded by the coding sequence ATGGATGCTCATCCGAATGGAAAGACCGGCCCGGCGACGCCCGCGGTACGGACGCGCGACCTGCGCCTTACCCTGGAGAGCGAAGCCGGTGAGGTCAATATCCTTAAAGGCATCGATCTGACCGTCGGGGCGGGCGAAACCCTGGGCATTGTCGGCCCCTCCGGGTCGGGCAAGACGTCGCTGCTGATGGTTCTGGGCGGCCTGGAACAGGCGACAGGCGGCGCGGTCGCCGTCGCCGGCCATGACCTGACGGCCCTGGACGAAGACGGCCTGGCCCGGTTCCGCCGCGACAACCTGGGCATCGTGTTCCAGGATTTCCATCTGATCCCGACCATGACGGCGCTGGAAAACGTCGCCGTGGCATTGGAATTCGCCGGGCGAAGCGACGCCTTCGACCGCGCGGCGGAGGAACTTTCCGCCGTCGGCCTGGGCCATCGCACCAGCCACTATCCGGGTCAGCTGTCGGGCGGCGAACAGCAGCGCGTGGCGCTCGCCCGCGCCTTCGCCGGCGCACCCAAGCTTCTGTTGGCGGACGAGCCGACGGGCAATCTGGACGAACACACCAGCGACCAGATCATCGACCTACTGTTCGGCATGCACGAACGCCTGGGCACCACCTTGCTGCTGGTCACCCATCAAAAATCCCTGGCCGAACGCTGCGGGCGCATGCTGACCATCCGCGACGGCCTGGTCGCGGACGACCAGACCGCCCTGCGCCTGGCGGGGGACTGA